In the Azospirillum ramasamyi genome, one interval contains:
- a CDS encoding host-nuclease inhibitor Gam family protein, which translates to MGETVTGPARKPAPLRVRTPDQAAAVVGRIGAAQVQLSRLKASLDVAVAQANLAYENAAAPLRAAIEADTELLRGYFDANRSTLLSGGKKSVALSTGTIGVKRTTAKVVVADADALLKLLEEDRKLRRFIRTKTEVDRAALLAEPKVAVTIPGVSIDGGDDAFFVKPLMVGTP; encoded by the coding sequence ATGGGCGAGACCGTCACCGGGCCGGCGCGCAAGCCGGCGCCCTTGAGGGTGCGCACCCCCGACCAGGCCGCGGCTGTCGTCGGCCGGATCGGCGCCGCGCAGGTGCAGTTGAGCCGGCTGAAGGCCTCGCTGGACGTCGCGGTCGCCCAGGCCAACCTCGCCTATGAGAATGCGGCGGCGCCGCTGCGTGCGGCGATCGAGGCCGACACGGAGTTGCTGCGCGGCTACTTCGACGCCAACCGCTCCACCCTGCTGAGCGGCGGCAAGAAGTCGGTGGCGCTGTCCACCGGCACGATCGGCGTCAAGAGGACGACGGCCAAGGTGGTGGTGGCGGACGCCGACGCGTTGCTGAAGCTGCTGGAGGAAGACCGCAAGCTGCGGCGCTTCATCAGGACCAAGACCGAGGTCGACCGGGCCGCACTGCTGGCCGAGCCGAAGGTGGCGGTGACCATTCCCGGCGTCTCCATCGACGGCGGGGACGACGCCTTCTTCGTCAAGCCGCTGATGGTCGGGACGCCCTGA
- a CDS encoding aegerolysin family protein — protein MASRSTLIKFQNETSVTLTLNYVTLQHGIWTDNMYPPQTIPPGGNASFQAESNGFMTGDQGTVQYLAGSEGIVELDFDNPFSGGNSYGGSAPKNYHLNWSGGGGNNATVVFTLTPASA, from the coding sequence ATGGCGTCCCGCAGCACTCTGATTAAGTTCCAGAATGAGACTTCCGTTACTCTCACGCTGAATTACGTCACTCTTCAACATGGCATCTGGACGGATAATATGTATCCGCCGCAGACGATCCCGCCCGGCGGCAATGCCTCGTTCCAGGCGGAGTCGAACGGCTTCATGACCGGCGACCAGGGAACCGTTCAGTATCTGGCCGGTTCGGAAGGGATTGTGGAACTCGATTTCGACAACCCCTTCTCGGGCGGCAACAGCTACGGCGGAAGCGCTCCGAAGAACTACCATCTCAACTGGAGCGGCGGTGGCGGCAACAATGCGACCGTGGTCTTTACCCTGACGCCGGCCTCGGCCTAA
- the tnpC gene encoding IS66 family transposase, with the protein MTAAPLPSTSADDVANLRAALAQAEARADAAEAEAARAKAMASNTEALIAGLKLEIEKLRRELYGTRSERKARLLDQLEFQLEELEATAGEDELAAEQAAAKTTAVAAFTRKRPSRQPFPDHLPRERVVVPAPASCPCCGSDKLCKLGETITETLEVIPRQWKVIQTVRERFSCRACETISQPPAPFHATPRGWAGPNLLATLLFEKFGQHQPLNRQAERFAREGVPLSLSTLADQVGAAAAVLKPLHDLIAAHVLAAERLHGDDTPVPVLAKGKTDTGRLWVYVRDDRPFAGQAPPAALFHYSRDRKGEHPERHLAGFTGWLQADAFAGYNRLYEPERRPGPISAALCWAHARRGFFKLADIAANTRRGKDAPPISPLALEAVTHIDALFDLERALNGKPAAERLAARQEHGVALVATLENWMRTERARLSRHAPVAKAMDYMLTRWDGFTRFLGDGRLCLTNNAAERGLRGIALGRKAWLFCGSDRGGQRAAIMYGLITTAKLNDVDPQAWLADVLARINDIPQTRLHELLPWEWKAIREQTKAA; encoded by the coding sequence ATGACCGCCGCCCCGCTCCCCTCCACCTCGGCCGACGACGTCGCCAACTTGCGCGCTGCCTTGGCGCAGGCCGAGGCGCGGGCGGATGCGGCGGAAGCCGAAGCGGCGCGGGCCAAGGCGATGGCGTCGAACACCGAGGCGCTGATCGCCGGCCTGAAGCTGGAAATCGAGAAACTCCGGCGCGAACTCTACGGGACGCGCTCCGAGCGCAAGGCGCGTCTGCTGGACCAGTTGGAGTTCCAGCTCGAAGAGTTGGAAGCGACGGCCGGCGAGGACGAACTGGCGGCCGAGCAGGCCGCTGCCAAAACCACCGCGGTGGCGGCCTTTACCCGCAAACGGCCATCACGCCAGCCCTTCCCCGACCACCTGCCGCGCGAGCGCGTCGTTGTGCCGGCACCGGCGAGCTGCCCGTGCTGCGGCTCGGACAAGCTGTGCAAGCTGGGCGAGACGATCACCGAGACGCTGGAGGTGATCCCGCGCCAGTGGAAGGTGATCCAGACGGTGCGCGAGCGGTTCTCCTGCCGGGCCTGCGAGACGATCAGCCAGCCGCCGGCGCCGTTCCACGCCACCCCACGGGGCTGGGCCGGCCCCAACCTGCTGGCCACCCTCCTGTTCGAGAAGTTCGGCCAGCATCAGCCGCTGAACCGGCAGGCCGAACGCTTTGCGCGCGAGGGCGTGCCGCTCAGCCTGTCCACCCTGGCCGACCAGGTGGGCGCCGCCGCCGCGGTGCTGAAGCCGCTGCACGACCTGATCGCCGCGCATGTACTGGCAGCCGAGCGGCTGCATGGAGACGACACGCCCGTGCCCGTGCTGGCCAAAGGCAAGACCGACACCGGGCGGCTGTGGGTGTATGTGCGTGATGACCGGCCGTTTGCCGGCCAAGCCCCACCGGCAGCGCTGTTCCACTATTCGCGAGACCGCAAGGGCGAGCATCCCGAACGGCACCTGGCCGGCTTCACGGGCTGGCTGCAGGCCGATGCGTTCGCCGGCTATAACCGGCTGTACGAACCTGAGCGCCGACCGGGGCCGATCAGCGCCGCACTGTGCTGGGCGCATGCAAGGCGCGGCTTCTTCAAGCTGGCCGACATCGCCGCGAACACCAGACGCGGCAAGGATGCCCCGCCGATCTCACCGCTGGCCCTGGAAGCCGTGACCCACATCGACGCCCTCTTCGATCTCGAGCGCGCCCTGAACGGCAAGCCCGCGGCCGAGCGGCTGGCGGCCCGCCAGGAGCACGGCGTCGCCCTGGTGGCCACGCTGGAGAACTGGATGCGGACGGAGCGCGCCCGGCTCTCCCGCCATGCCCCCGTGGCCAAGGCGATGGACTACATGCTGACGCGCTGGGACGGCTTCACGCGCTTCCTCGGCGACGGCCGGCTGTGCCTGACCAACAATGCCGCCGAACGCGGCCTGCGCGGGATCGCTTTGGGCCGGAAAGCGTGGCTGTTCTGCGGCTCCGATCGCGGCGGGCAGCGGGCGGCGATCATGTACGGCCTGATCACCACGGCGAAGCTCAACGACGTCGATCCCCAGGCATGGCTCGCCGACGTCCTGGCCCGCATCAACGACATCCCCCAAACCCGCCTGCACGAACTCCTCCCCTGGGAATGGAAGGCAATCCGCGAGCAGACGAAAGCTGCCTGA
- a CDS encoding ribbon-helix-helix domain-containing protein, with product MAMVRSFGDLSGKMERTLRHMAPALPKDGATPLVTDNVVIANRRLSHRTSMRLDVTSWLLLDHIAELEGYANRDVLVSAVHERFHATELPLTAMVRLFLQTYTAPAAVLEFLGAARRPCGRGFVANPLKN from the coding sequence ATGGCGATGGTTCGAAGCTTCGGCGATCTGTCCGGGAAGATGGAGCGCACGCTGCGCCACATGGCCCCAGCGCTGCCGAAGGACGGCGCCACGCCGCTGGTCACCGACAACGTGGTCATCGCCAACCGCCGGCTCTCGCACCGGACCTCGATGCGGCTGGACGTCACGTCCTGGCTGCTGCTCGACCACATCGCCGAGCTGGAGGGCTACGCGAACCGCGACGTGCTGGTCAGCGCGGTGCATGAGCGGTTCCACGCCACCGAACTGCCGCTGACGGCGATGGTGCGGCTGTTCCTGCAAACCTACACGGCGCCGGCGGCGGTGCTGGAGTTCCTGGGCGCGGCGCGGCGGCCATGTGGGCGCGGCTTCGTCGCCAACCCGCTGAAGAACTGA
- a CDS encoding tyrosine-type recombinase/integrase translates to MTLPVLPGDPAGQDVSDARHAPALRLDRIQEHLLDAFYAGRSANTVRAYRRDHEDFRTFVARQDGLAAFAATAEQAVRMLLAVEHGQANALALGYRNDMVRRGLQPATVNRRLAALRSVVQLGNTLGLVTWALQVENVDALAYRDTRGPGRDGVRAMVAQAKERTDAKGLRDTAIVRLLHDVALRRGEVVSLDLEHYESRRGTVAVLGKGRTQRERVTLPAATRTALDAWIAVRGKDPGPLFHRLDAAGRGEGRLTGAAVYQVIRELGAGVGITTRPHGLRHSAITAALDASNGNIRAVQRFSRHRDVRVLQTYDDNRADLAGQMAALIVED, encoded by the coding sequence ATGACCCTTCCCGTCCTTCCGGGCGATCCGGCCGGACAGGACGTCAGCGACGCCCGCCACGCCCCGGCGCTGCGGCTGGACCGCATCCAGGAACACCTCCTGGATGCCTTCTATGCCGGGCGCTCGGCCAACACCGTCCGGGCCTACCGGCGGGATCATGAGGATTTCCGGACCTTCGTGGCCCGGCAGGACGGGCTGGCCGCCTTCGCCGCCACCGCCGAGCAGGCGGTGCGGATGCTGCTGGCAGTGGAGCACGGGCAGGCCAACGCTCTGGCGCTGGGCTACCGCAACGACATGGTCCGGCGCGGTCTGCAGCCGGCCACGGTGAACCGCCGGCTGGCCGCCCTGCGGTCCGTCGTTCAGCTGGGCAACACGCTCGGCCTGGTCACCTGGGCGCTGCAGGTCGAGAACGTAGACGCCCTGGCCTACCGCGACACGCGCGGGCCGGGACGGGACGGCGTACGGGCCATGGTGGCGCAGGCCAAGGAACGCACCGACGCCAAGGGCCTGCGCGATACCGCCATCGTCCGGCTGCTGCACGACGTGGCCCTGCGCCGCGGCGAAGTGGTGTCGCTGGACCTGGAGCATTACGAGAGCCGGCGCGGCACCGTCGCGGTGCTGGGCAAGGGGCGGACCCAGCGTGAGCGGGTCACCCTGCCGGCCGCCACCAGGACGGCGCTCGATGCGTGGATCGCGGTGCGGGGGAAGGACCCCGGGCCGCTGTTCCATCGCCTCGATGCCGCCGGCCGAGGCGAGGGGCGCCTGACCGGCGCCGCCGTGTATCAGGTCATCCGCGAGCTGGGCGCCGGGGTGGGCATCACCACCCGGCCGCACGGGCTGCGCCACTCGGCCATCACCGCGGCGCTGGACGCCAGCAACGGCAACATCCGGGCGGTGCAGCGCTTCTCGCGGCACCGGGACGTCCGGGTGCTGCAGACCTATGACGACAACCGCGCCGACCTGGCTGGCCAGATGGCGGCGCTCATTGTGGAGGATTGA
- a CDS encoding AAA family ATPase: MRTILVVQGKGGGPKTATVRNLAVAAAVAGRRVGTLDTDPQGSLTHWHGLRPADAAPILHEQRPLGAVTERPTPHGLDLLVIDTPTAVENFPQATALLFDCADLVLVPVRPGPEDLVSMQAMLPYLRARRRPLRLLLSQVVPRLRETADARAIVSAMGAVAPMEIPQLQEVPRSFIAGLGTAEIPGTRTGPLFRDLWLHLSAAMEG, encoded by the coding sequence ATGAGGACGATCCTGGTGGTCCAGGGGAAGGGCGGCGGTCCGAAGACCGCCACCGTCCGCAATCTGGCCGTCGCGGCCGCCGTCGCCGGCCGGCGGGTGGGCACGCTCGACACCGACCCGCAAGGCTCGCTGACCCACTGGCACGGCCTGCGCCCGGCCGACGCCGCCCCGATCCTCCACGAACAGCGCCCGCTGGGCGCGGTGACGGAGCGGCCGACTCCGCACGGCCTCGACCTGCTGGTGATCGACACCCCGACCGCGGTGGAGAACTTCCCCCAGGCGACCGCCCTGCTGTTCGACTGCGCCGATCTGGTGCTGGTGCCCGTCCGCCCCGGCCCGGAGGATCTGGTCAGCATGCAGGCCATGCTGCCCTACCTGCGCGCCCGGCGCCGGCCGCTGCGTCTGCTGCTGAGCCAGGTCGTCCCGCGCCTGCGCGAGACAGCCGACGCCCGCGCCATCGTCTCCGCCATGGGGGCGGTGGCGCCGATGGAGATCCCGCAGCTTCAGGAGGTGCCGCGCAGCTTCATTGCCGGGCTGGGCACCGCGGAGATCCCAGGCACCCGCACCGGCCCGCTGTTCCGCGACCTCTGGCTCCACCTGTCCGCCGCGATGGAGGGCTGA
- a CDS encoding DUF3102 domain-containing protein codes for MSRSGSGPKHNPRPPARRSLGDARLSMLATPRPLTTRAEFAADIRREWSNALEATIAVGRRLNEAKAALPHGEYEAMVATDLPFSTSTARKLREIAAFVDEGQVPLDRLPEAMSTLYAIATLPDDTRQQALDAGTIHPAVTRGEVEALKVPAVTPAPVRPVEKGTAPPPAPPRESRFAAALSLPWSTDPDDPGAITVELDGVRRYLLVTVAPDPAAADVVRHMVELHNRAAGREAARDDPAREQCR; via the coding sequence ATGTCCCGATCCGGTTCCGGGCCCAAGCACAATCCCAGGCCGCCCGCCCGCCGCAGCCTGGGCGACGCCCGCCTGTCGATGCTGGCCACCCCGCGTCCGCTGACCACGCGGGCCGAGTTCGCCGCCGACATCCGCCGCGAATGGTCGAATGCGCTGGAGGCGACCATCGCCGTCGGCCGCCGCCTGAACGAGGCCAAGGCGGCTCTGCCCCATGGCGAGTACGAGGCGATGGTGGCGACCGACCTTCCGTTCAGCACCTCCACCGCCCGCAAGCTGCGCGAGATCGCCGCCTTCGTCGACGAGGGGCAGGTGCCGCTGGACCGTCTGCCGGAAGCGATGAGCACCCTCTACGCCATCGCCACCCTGCCGGACGACACCCGCCAGCAGGCCCTGGACGCCGGCACGATCCACCCGGCGGTGACACGGGGCGAGGTGGAGGCGCTGAAGGTGCCGGCGGTGACGCCGGCGCCTGTCCGGCCGGTGGAGAAGGGGACCGCTCCGCCACCGGCGCCGCCGCGCGAGTCACGTTTCGCGGCGGCGCTGTCGCTGCCTTGGAGCACGGACCCGGACGATCCGGGCGCCATCACCGTCGAGCTGGACGGCGTGCGCCGCTACCTGCTGGTGACGGTCGCGCCCGATCCGGCGGCGGCGGATGTGGTCCGGCATATGGTGGAGTTGCATAACAGGGCGGCCGGTCGGGAGGCTGCGCGCGACGATCCCGCGCGAGAACAATGCAGGTGA
- a CDS encoding DNA-methyltransferase: MTTQSVTIGAAALMLGDCIERMRELPDSSVSLVLTDVPYSSGATREAGKTAYNKTMTPGTRGGDRWFGSDSLSTRGFLHLLRSCAMEWQRVLKPGGHVLAFIDWRMGDHLADAIDGGTAELFLSGHAADAMESADLKRVGLLVWDKTYFGMGTHFRHQHELIHHFTKGKGTEPLRRNVANVLRHAPVRLGAHPTEKPVELLTELIGTVCPPGETVLDPFFGSASTGHAALTTGRRFIGIERDQRYFEVGWQRLANLTEEMAA; this comes from the coding sequence ATGACCACCCAATCCGTGACGATCGGCGCCGCCGCGCTGATGCTGGGCGACTGCATCGAGCGGATGCGGGAGCTTCCCGACAGTTCGGTCAGCCTGGTGCTGACCGACGTTCCCTATTCCAGCGGCGCCACCCGCGAGGCCGGCAAGACCGCCTACAACAAGACGATGACGCCCGGCACGCGCGGCGGTGACCGGTGGTTCGGCTCCGACAGCCTGAGCACGCGCGGCTTCCTCCACCTGCTGCGCAGCTGCGCCATGGAGTGGCAGCGGGTGCTGAAGCCGGGCGGCCATGTGCTGGCCTTCATCGACTGGCGCATGGGCGATCATCTGGCCGACGCCATCGACGGGGGGACGGCCGAGCTGTTCCTGTCCGGCCATGCGGCCGACGCCATGGAAAGCGCCGACCTGAAGCGGGTAGGGCTGCTGGTGTGGGACAAGACCTATTTCGGCATGGGGACGCACTTCCGCCACCAGCACGAGCTGATCCACCACTTCACCAAGGGCAAGGGCACCGAACCGCTGCGCCGGAACGTCGCCAACGTGCTGCGCCATGCGCCGGTGCGGCTGGGCGCCCACCCGACGGAGAAGCCGGTGGAGCTGCTGACCGAGTTGATCGGCACCGTCTGCCCGCCGGGCGAGACGGTGCTCGACCCGTTCTTCGGCAGCGCCTCCACCGGCCACGCTGCCCTGACCACGGGCCGACGCTTCATCGGCATCGAGCGCGACCAGCGCTATTTTGAAGTCGGTTGGCAGCGGCTGGCCAACCTCACCGAGGAAATGGCGGCATGA
- the tnpA gene encoding IS66-like element accessory protein TnpA, with amino-acid sequence MAYQRVEVLTGTERRRNYTPAEKVRMVEEAFRPGVVVTEAARRLGVHESLLYRWRGLMQASGSAVAEPSSFVAVTITPEPTVTEPPVLEPPEPLPPPAGPTTSPAILEVILPSGARLRLEGPVDPALAAAVVGALA; translated from the coding sequence ATGGCTTATCAGCGGGTCGAGGTTCTGACGGGGACGGAGCGGCGGCGAAATTACACGCCGGCGGAGAAGGTCCGAATGGTCGAGGAGGCGTTCCGCCCCGGCGTGGTGGTGACGGAAGCGGCCCGCCGGCTGGGCGTGCACGAAAGTCTGCTATACCGCTGGCGAGGGCTGATGCAGGCGAGCGGGAGCGCGGTGGCCGAACCGTCCAGCTTCGTCGCAGTGACCATCACGCCGGAGCCGACCGTAACAGAACCGCCGGTCTTGGAGCCCCCTGAACCATTGCCGCCTCCAGCGGGTCCGACCACGAGCCCGGCGATCCTCGAGGTCATCCTGCCCAGCGGGGCACGCCTGCGTCTGGAAGGGCCGGTCGATCCGGCTCTGGCGGCGGCCGTCGTCGGTGCCCTGGCATGA
- the tnpB gene encoding IS66 family insertion sequence element accessory protein TnpB (TnpB, as the term is used for proteins encoded by IS66 family insertion elements, is considered an accessory protein, since TnpC, encoded by a neighboring gene, is a DDE family transposase.) has product MIPVPSGVRVWLASGHTDMRKGWASLALLVQERFAQDPHSGHLFIFRGRRGDLVKIIWYDGQGSCLFMKRLERGRFIWPTPADGAVSISVGQMGYLLEGIDWRNPQKTWRPEAAG; this is encoded by the coding sequence ATGATCCCGGTGCCGAGTGGCGTGCGGGTGTGGCTGGCCAGCGGACACACCGACATGCGCAAAGGCTGGGCGAGTTTGGCGCTGCTGGTGCAGGAACGCTTCGCCCAAGACCCGCACAGCGGCCATCTCTTCATCTTCCGCGGGCGCCGCGGCGATCTGGTGAAGATCATCTGGTATGACGGCCAGGGCAGTTGCCTGTTCATGAAGAGGCTGGAGCGGGGCCGCTTCATCTGGCCCACGCCGGCGGACGGCGCGGTGTCGATCTCGGTTGGGCAGATGGGTTATCTGCTCGAAGGCATCGACTGGCGCAACCCGCAGAAGACCTGGCGTCCCGAGGCCGCGGGGTGA